Part of the Fusarium musae strain F31 chromosome 3, whole genome shotgun sequence genome, CGTGGTATTCTGTTGATTGGACTCATCTCCTTCAATGGGGATGGCAGTGTCCATGGCAATGTATTGCAAGTCTCTCCATGTGAGCTCAGGGCGAACTTGAAGCGCCAGAGCAAAGATACCAGCAGCAAGAGGCGCGGCAGCAGATGTACCACCGTGAGCCTTGTAACAACTGTTCTTTCCGACATCGGTTGTGTGCTGAATGAGTTAGTCAACATTTTAGGCAAAGGCAATATTGAACTTACAATAGCATCTCCGCTTCCACTGCTGTATGTGACAACCAATTGAGCGGAGCACTCTTCGGCGTAGTAAGGATGTTGTCCAGTTCGGTCAACAGCTCCAATGGTAATGCTGTAGATCGAGTTGGTGTATCCATCGAAGTTGCAGTTGTCACCTTGACCGGCACCATTGCCACTAGCAAAAACGTAGATGGAACCAAGACCACGACGTCCCTTTTGGATCGCCTTGAGCATAGCTCTTCGAATAACCACATCAGGAGCCTCCATGGTTTGACCATCATCAGACGGGCCCCATGAGCAAGAGTAGATATGGTTGTCGTCGTATTTGTACATCATAGCTTCCGCTTCGTCCGCGTCACTGATGAGCTTGCTAAGAATTCGGAGACCGGCGACCTTGGAGTCATACGCGACACCGATACCGCAGACATCGTTACGAGCAGCTGCGACTTCACCAGCGCAGCGGGTACCGTGTCGATCCTCGTCCAAAACAGGGGCAGGCTCGGGATCGTTGTCGTTGAAGTCCCAAGAGCCAGCGGCGAAGTAGTTGGGCTTGAGATCATCGCTATGCATATCAAGACCGTCGTCGATCACGGCCACAGTAACGTTCTTTCCGGTGATACCATCCAGCCAAAGGCCCGTAACATTGACATCGTGGCCGACTTGGGTGGGGTTCAATAGATGCCACTGCTCCTTGAAAATGGGGTCCTGAATGTCCAGCTCCTTCATAATCGACGCCTGGTATTTGCTCATCAGGTCTCGAGCTTCGACAGGTGATTCGCGGCGTCCAAGTTGGGGGACATAGCCTTTTGGCGGTGGAGGAATCTCCCGTTTGAAGAGATGTTGTCGTGCTTGTTGCTTCTTGGACAAAAGAATACCATCAACTGGATCAGAGCCTCCCAGATCTcgcttccttctcttccgctCTGTTATTTCCCTCTTCACAACATCGTGTTCGGCCTTGCGGGCACGGAAAACATGGTGGTCATCAAGCGCACCAAGCTGGCCCTCGTGGGCAAATCCAAGTCTACTAGCGACTTGGTCGGGCGTCGTTGTCGCATCGAGATGGAGGACATAATAATCGTTTAATGCGTAATCTCGTGCCGGTCTGGATCCATGAGCCAGAGCCGTAAAGCCGGCGAGGCTTAACAGCGAAGCAATCTTCATGATgcgaaaggaagaaagaagcctTGCAGCGCAAGGGGAGGTGCGAGAGGTCGAGAAGCTATTTAACACATCCAGAGAAGCGCTATCGAACGGGACGAGAACTAGAGTAAATAGAGATATTAGCTTCGATGTTGAGAGAGCGAAGATTGAAGGGCGGCGACGGCGACGGGAGTTGCCACGATATTCGTGGTGGCTAAGGGGATCAAGAATGCAAAGCAATGCTGCTACGTTTTCGTACCACCAGCGTAAGATTGTTGGCGCAGGTCGCACAGCTTATGCTAGTCGGGAAGAACGGTTTCTTTATTATCGTACCTCGAAAATGCAACGTAGTCGATCAACGTTTTCGGAGAAGCTGGGATGTTAAAAGGTTTAAGGAGGGAACAAAGAGATGGGGTTGGGGTTCGGGATGCTCTCGTGGTGATGCGTGGCCTCGAACGCTACTGTGGAGGTACCAGCCAAAGTTCCTGACAAAAATAGGGGACCTGCACTGGAGCCGCTGGCGGTGCGTGGCCTAGAAGGGGGATCAGTCCGCTAAGGACACACGGCCACCTGCCGGATATGCCCCTAGCTGCGCCACAAGTGGGCATGGGCCAGTTTGCAATGCAACATAAAGTATCACGTTTTTAGTTTTCGCATTTGGTTTGAGACGAGATCTGCGCCCAGAGAAATGCTAAAAATTTTGAACTCTCTTCAAATACCAGTCTTTCTGTTACTTCATCATCGCGGCCTGCCTTTATTCTTCTGCCTATTCTCACTGCCcaggcatcatcatcttctcatccaaACGCCACAACTCCGCCACTCTTGACAGATCTCAGACACTCAGACACAAGATTAGACCAGATCTGGAGCCGTGCGTCGCATCCTCCAACCAAAACCACGCCTCAATAAGCGGCTCAATAGAGGCATGGTCCCTGAAGCATGAGGAATTCACCTCGAGAATGTGGTTGCCAAGCAATAAAATAAACatttctttaaaattaagtctAACACCGGAACTCGCTCTAAGAGATCTCGTTCCATAGTCTATCGCCCCAACGCCATTTCTAAAACCGACCTATTCCGTTTTTTTAAATCGTTATATGAACGCTCATAGAGACTCCTCCTTGTGAATCTCAATGCTTGGTGGTGCTCCTGTGAGAGCCTTGCATTGAGCGTACACCACGAATTGAGCGCCGACGAGACCGCATGTCATGACGATACGGGGTCCCAGTCCTGTGAGGAGTAATCGCTTGGGTCCGAATTCTTTTGCGAGTTGGAACATGCGACTCGTCGCGCCCTGGCTCTTATCACCAGCACCCTTGTTAATGGCTGATAAGAGGGTATCGGCAGGGTGAGAGAGAATGGCGGCTGCAGCACCAGCGGTGATACCAGAGGTAAGCTCTACTCCAGTTGACTCAAGCTGCGTGAGCTTCTCCTTTCGCTCGGGGCCCATTGCGCGGTAGATGACCTCGTTGACAGCCTCATGGACAGAGAATTGGCCAACAGCAAAAGGAATCTGCTTGAACAGCAGAGGAACAAAGCCAGAGTAGAAGCCCTTGAAGCCCTCCTCACGCGCCATTCTCGTAAAACCCGAAAGTAAACCATTGGCATATCCTCTCTGCGAAACGAGTCGAATTCGCGTAGCCTCAAGCGGGCACAGAAGGATATCAGCAAAGAACTCAGCCGACGCACTGGCAGTGAGATAAACGCCCGTTCGGTGAtcaacagccttctcaggACCTCCAAGCATAGTGATGtacttcttcttgaagaactcgtACCCAGCGAACTTGGCACCGCCCTGTACGAGGTAGCCCACAGCAGTTGGACCGAAGCCAGTCAGTAGCGCTGAAGCGCCCTCCTTGGCGACGATGCTGCGACCTGCTGAGAGCATGTTGTATCCCTTCAAGGCATCGTCGACCTGGATCCGTGTCTTGACGACATCAATTGGCGTGACGGCCTGTTATCTTGTTCAGCTTGCGATTGCGAGCATGTGAAGCATGCGACTTACACCGTGAGTAGACGTCGCAGCGAGGGCGCCTGCGCCAAAGAACTTGACATAGTCGctgatggtgaagttgggcACTTCGGACTGTTTCgtagccatgatggatgtcGCTCAATTGCTGAATCTGCCTGCTCCAAAGCTTTGCTGCACTGCATAGAATGCGCGTTTGTTGTGTTTTATGTTTTTCGCTGGAATGATGACGTCGTTGCTCATGTTCCGTAGCTACCGAGGAGCCAAGCTTGATCTCGCAGCCGGTTTTGCCGTCATCGGTCCGCTTTGACGCTTTTGGACGTTTTCTAGCTCGCTTTACGAGAATTGCGTCGATAAGGGCAATCATGCAGCTGAGTTTTATTATCTATTCTTTACTGAATAGGACTTTCCTATTCGCAGTCGGTCATTCCGGGCTTTTACAGCTGGTATCTTTAGCCTGCGTCTTTGCTTGGCTCCCGTGAGACCCTCCATCGGCGGCCCGGATTCGAGGTGGGGTCATCGGCTTCAGGATATAAACGCGACGGCGAGTgacatcacatcacaatcCCGCGGGGTTACCATGGAGTTGCGATGTCGCTCTTCAGCTGCATTCTCCGTTATGGTGACATTTGTTGACTGACCTTCCTAGCCTGAGTGCTATCCCCGACTGCTCCGGACAGCCAATGGCTACCGTCATTGAAGAATTCCTGAAACCGGATGAGATCGCGAACATTTATTTATAGGTGACACAGAGATAAAACACCATGGTATAACTGGACCATATCTGATCTTGGAGATAACAAGAGCTGAACTAAAGTTCTGTTGCTATTCTGTCAGCATCTATAGCCGGGACTGTAGGGTACCTTGGCCGGGACTGAAGCATCATGTTTTCTTCGA contains:
- a CDS encoding hypothetical protein (MEROPS:MER0000364~BUSCO:EOG09260J8F), with the protein product MKIASLLSLAGFTALAHGSRPARDYALNDYYVLHLDATTTPDQVASRLGFAHEGQLGALDDHHVFRARKAEHDVVKREITERKRRKRDLGGSDPVDGILLSKKQQARQHLFKREIPPPPKGYVPQLGRRESPVEARDLMSKYQASIMKELDIQDPIFKEQWHLLNPTQVGHDVNVTGLWLDGITGKNVTVAVIDDGLDMHSDDLKPNYFAAGSWDFNDNDPEPAPVLDEDRHGTRCAGEVAAARNDVCGIGVAYDSKVAGLRILSKLISDADEAEAMMYKYDDNHIYSCSWGPSDDGQTMEAPDVVIRRAMLKAIQKGRRGLGSIYVFASGNGAGQGDNCNFDGYTNSIYSITIGAVDRTGQHPYYAEECSAQLVVTYSSGSGDAIHTTDVGKNSCYKAHGGTSAAAPLAAGIFALALQVRPELTWRDLQYIAMDTAIPIEGDESNQQNTTIGKKFSHVFGYGKIDSWALVERAKDWSLVKPQSWYFSPWIHVKKSIPEGRDGLSVTLEVTEDMLKDSNLARVEHITVTMNVEHTRRGDLSVDLISPDNVVSHLAVARRGDAKEEGYIDWTFMSVAHWGESGVGKWTIVVRDTEKNSFKGSFTDWRLKLWGEAIEADKATLLPMPNADDDKDHDKIVSTTTIAASTTSAPPATKPTLIEHPTDHPERPNKPARPTSTDEEEPSSTQESAEETTTASSSWVSWLPTFGASKKAQIWIYGAVGLIAAFCIGLGIYFWIARRRRLRNTSHNNYEFELIDEEEAEGLRAGEKAAGGKARRTRGGELYDAFAEGSDDEQFEDYRDDRDQSRDRLAGDDTQHYAVGEDSDSDEESEEESSDDEKGETRPLGGR